Proteins encoded by one window of Canis lupus dingo isolate Sandy chromosome 10, ASM325472v2, whole genome shotgun sequence:
- the CPT1B gene encoding carnitine O-palmitoyltransferase 1, muscle isoform isoform X2 translates to MAEAHQAVAFQFTVTPDGVDFRLSREALKHIYLSGINSWKKRLIRIKNGILRGVYPGSPTSWLVIVMATVGSSYCKVDISMGLVCCIQRCLPEGCGPYRTPQTRALLSMAIFSTGVWMMGIFFFRQTLKLLLSYHGWMFEMHGQTSHFTKVWAVSRSRWRGSGIWFETLGTSFGVICVRLLSSRRPMLYSFQTSLPKLPVPSVPATVQRYLESVRPLLDDEEYYRMEVLAKEFQDKTAPRLQKYLVLKSWWATNYVSDWWEEYVYLRSRAPLVVNSNYYVMDFVLIKNTNIQAARLGNVVHAMIMYRRKLDREEIKPVMALGIVPMCSYQMERMFNTTRIPGKETGTGPQPGVRARARAVLGPSGPSPPTLPARGLHARCPPICSSSPNVPDLLQHLSDSRHVAVYHKGRFFKLWLYEGSQLLKPCDLELQFQRILDDPSPPQPGEEKLAALTAGGRLEWAQARQAFFSSGKNKAALDAIERAAFFVALDEESHHYDPEDEASLSLYGKALLHGNCYNRWFDKSFTVIAFKNGQLGLNTEHAWADAPIIGHLWEFVLGTETFHLGYTETGHCQGKANPALAAPQRLQWDIPEQCRAVIESSCQVATALADDVELYCFQFLPFGKGLIKKCRTSPDAFVQIALQLAHFRDRGKFCLTYEASMTRMFREGRTETVRSCTSESTAFVQAMAEGSRMKADLRDLFRKASKKHQNMYRLAMTGAGIDRHLFCLYVVSKYLGVSSPFLAEVLSEPWRLSTSQIAQFQIRMFDPDKYPKHLGAGGGFGPVADDGYGVSYMIAGENTIFFHISSKFSSSETNAQRFGNHIRQALLDIADLFQGPKADS, encoded by the exons ATGGCGGAAGCGCACCAGGCCGTGGCCTTCCAGTTCACCGTGACCCCAGACGGGGTGGACTTCCGGCTCAGTCGGGAGGCCCTGAAGCACATCTACCTGTCCGGGATCAACTCCTGGAAGAAACGCCTGATTCGCATCAAG AATGGCATCCTCAGGGGCGTGTACCCTGGCAGCCCCACCAGCTGGCTGGTCATTGTCATGGCGACGGTGGGCTCTTCCTACTGCAAGGTGGACATCTCCATGGGGCTGGTGTGCTGCATCCAGAGATGCCTCCCTGAGGG ATGTGGCCCCTACCGGACCCCACAGACCCGGGCACTTCTCAGCATGGCCATTTTCTCCACTGGGGTCTGGATGATGGGCATCTTCTTCTTCCGCCAAACCCTGAAACTGCTTCTTTCCTACCACGGTTGGATGTTCGAGATGCACGGCCAGACCAGCCACTTCACCAAAGTCTGGGCTGTGAGCAGGAGCCGGTGGAGGGGTTCAGGCATCTGGTTTGAGACTCTGGGGACCTCATTTGGGGTT ATCTGTGTCCGCCTGCTGTCCAGCCGGAGGCCCATGCTCTACAGCTTCCAGACATCCCTGCCCAAGCTTCCTGTGCCCAGCGTGCCGGCCACAGTTCAGCGG TACTTGGAGTCTGTGCGGCCCTTGCTGGATGATGAGGAATACTACCGAATGGAGGTCCTGGCCAAGGAATTCCAGGACAAGACCGCCCCCCGGCTGCAGAAGTACCTGGTCCTCAAGTCATGGTGGGCAACCAACTAT GTGAGTGACTGGTGGGAAGAGTATGTGTACCTGCGCAGCAGGGCGCCTCTCGTGGTGAACAGCAACTACTATGTCATG GACTTCGTGCTCATCAAGAATACAAACATCCAGGCAGCCCGCCTGGGCAACGTCGTGCACGCTATGATCATGTACCGCCGTAAACTGGACCGCGAGGAGATCAAGCCT GTGATGGCCCTGGGCATTGTGCCCATGTGTTCCTACCAGATGGAGAGGATGTTCAACACGACCCGGATCCCGGGCAAGGAGACAGGTACTGGGCCACAGCCAGGTGTCCGTGCTCGTGCTCGTGCTGTGCTGGGGCCGTCAGGACCgagtccccccaccctcccagctcGGGGCCTGCATGCTAGGTGCCCTCCAATCTGCTCGTCATCACCAAATGTCCCAG ACCTGCTGCAGCACCTGTCGGACAGCAGGCACGTGGCTGTCTACCACAAGGGCCGCTTCTTCAAGCTGTGGCTGTATGAGGGCTCCCAGCTGCTCAAGCCCTGCGACCTGGAGCTGCAGTTCCAGAGGATCCTGGACGACCCGTCCCCGCCCCAGCCCGGGGAGGAGAAGCTAGCAGCGCTCACGGCCGGGGGAAG ACTGGAGTGGGCACAGGCGCGCCAGGCCTTCTTCAGCTCCGGCAAGAACAAGGCTGCTCTGGATGCCATCGAGCGAGCTGCCTTCTTTGTGGCCCTGGACGAGGAGTCTCACCACTACGACCCCGAGGATGAGGCCAGCCTCAGCCTGTACGGCAAGGCCCTGCTGCACGGCAACTGCTACAACAG GTGGTTCGACAAGTCTTTCACGGTCATCGCCTTCAAGAACggccagctgggcctcaacaCAGAACACGCGTGGGCAGACGCCCCCATCATAGGGCACCTCTGGGAG TTTGTCCTGGGTACTGAGACCTTTCACCTCGGCTACACGGAGACTGGGCACTGCCAGGGCAAAGCTAACCCCGCGCTGGCCGCTCCCCAGCGGCTGCAGTGGGACATCCCTGAGCAG TGCCGAGCGGTCATCGAGAGCTCCTGCCAGGTGGCCACGGCACTAGCCGACGACGTGGAGCTGTACTGCTTCCAGTTCCTGCCGTTCGGCAAAGGCCTCATCAAGAAGTGTCGCACTAGCCCGGACGCCTTCGTGCAGATTGCCCTGCAACTCGCCCACTTCCGG gaCAGGGGCAAGTTCTGTCTCACCTACGAGGCCTCCATGACCAGGATGTTCCGGGAGGGACGGACCGAGACCGTGCGCTCCTGCACCAGCGAGTCCACAGCCTTCGTGCAGGCCATGGCAGAGGGGTCCCGCATG AAAGCTGACCTCCGAGACCTCTTCCGGAAGGCTTCCAAGAAACACCAGAATATGTACCGCCTGGCGATGACAGGGGCTGGCATAGACAGGCACCTCTTCTGCCTCTACGTGGTCTCCAAGTACCTGGGGGTCAGCTCCCCTTTCCTGGCTGAG GTGCTCTCGGAGCCCTGGCGCCTCTCCACCAGCCAGATTGCTCAATTCCAGATCCGCATGTTCGACCCAGACAAGTACCCCAAACACCTGGGCGCCGGTGGTGGCTTTGGCCCT GTGGCAGACGATGGCTACGGGGTTTCCTACATGATCGCGGGCGAGAACACCATCTTCTTCCACATCTCCAGCAAGTTCTCAAGCTCAGAGACG AACGCCCAGCGCTTTGGAAACCACATCCGCCAAGCTCTGCTGGACATCGCTGATCTTTTCCAAGGTCCCAAGGCTGACAGCTGA
- the CPT1B gene encoding carnitine O-palmitoyltransferase 1, muscle isoform isoform X6, whose protein sequence is MWPLPDPTDPGTSQHGHFLHWGLDDGHLLLPPNPETASFLPRLDVRDARPDQPLHQSLGCEQEPVEGFRHLICVRLLSSRRPMLYSFQTSLPKLPVPSVPATVQRYLESVRPLLDDEEYYRMEVLAKEFQDKTAPRLQKYLVLKSWWATNYVSDWWEEYVYLRSRAPLVVNSNYYVMDFVLIKNTNIQAARLGNVVHAMIMYRRKLDREEIKPVMALGIVPMCSYQMERMFNTTRIPGKETGTGPQPGVRARARAVLGPSGPSPPTLPARGLHARCPPICSSSPNVPDLLQHLSDSRHVAVYHKGRFFKLWLYEGSQLLKPCDLELQFQRILDDPSPPQPGEEKLAALTAGGRLEWAQARQAFFSSGKNKAALDAIERAAFFVALDEESHHYDPEDEASLSLYGKALLHGNCYNRWFDKSFTVIAFKNGQLGLNTEHAWADAPIIGHLWEFVLGTETFHLGYTETGHCQGKANPALAAPQRLQWDIPEQCRAVIESSCQVATALADDVELYCFQFLPFGKGLIKKCRTSPDAFVQIALQLAHFRDRGKFCLTYEASMTRMFREGRTETVRSCTSESTAFVQAMAEGSRMKADLRDLFRKASKKHQNMYRLAMTGAGIDRHLFCLYVVSKYLGVSSPFLAEVLSEPWRLSTSQIAQFQIRMFDPDKYPKHLGAGGGFGPVADDGYGVSYMIAGENTIFFHISSKFSSSETNAQRFGNHIRQALLDIADLFQGPKADS, encoded by the exons ATGTGGCCCCTACCGGACCCCACAGACCCGGGCACTTCTCAGCATGGCCATTTTCTCCACTGGGGTCTGGATGATGGGCATCTTCTTCTTCCGCCAAACCCTGAAACTGCTTCTTTCCTACCACGGTTGGATGTTCGAGATGCACGGCCAGACCAGCCACTTCACCAAAGTCTGGGCTGTGAGCAGGAGCCGGTGGAGGGGTTCAGGCATCTG ATCTGTGTCCGCCTGCTGTCCAGCCGGAGGCCCATGCTCTACAGCTTCCAGACATCCCTGCCCAAGCTTCCTGTGCCCAGCGTGCCGGCCACAGTTCAGCGG TACTTGGAGTCTGTGCGGCCCTTGCTGGATGATGAGGAATACTACCGAATGGAGGTCCTGGCCAAGGAATTCCAGGACAAGACCGCCCCCCGGCTGCAGAAGTACCTGGTCCTCAAGTCATGGTGGGCAACCAACTAT GTGAGTGACTGGTGGGAAGAGTATGTGTACCTGCGCAGCAGGGCGCCTCTCGTGGTGAACAGCAACTACTATGTCATG GACTTCGTGCTCATCAAGAATACAAACATCCAGGCAGCCCGCCTGGGCAACGTCGTGCACGCTATGATCATGTACCGCCGTAAACTGGACCGCGAGGAGATCAAGCCT GTGATGGCCCTGGGCATTGTGCCCATGTGTTCCTACCAGATGGAGAGGATGTTCAACACGACCCGGATCCCGGGCAAGGAGACAGGTACTGGGCCACAGCCAGGTGTCCGTGCTCGTGCTCGTGCTGTGCTGGGGCCGTCAGGACCgagtccccccaccctcccagctcGGGGCCTGCATGCTAGGTGCCCTCCAATCTGCTCGTCATCACCAAATGTCCCAG ACCTGCTGCAGCACCTGTCGGACAGCAGGCACGTGGCTGTCTACCACAAGGGCCGCTTCTTCAAGCTGTGGCTGTATGAGGGCTCCCAGCTGCTCAAGCCCTGCGACCTGGAGCTGCAGTTCCAGAGGATCCTGGACGACCCGTCCCCGCCCCAGCCCGGGGAGGAGAAGCTAGCAGCGCTCACGGCCGGGGGAAG ACTGGAGTGGGCACAGGCGCGCCAGGCCTTCTTCAGCTCCGGCAAGAACAAGGCTGCTCTGGATGCCATCGAGCGAGCTGCCTTCTTTGTGGCCCTGGACGAGGAGTCTCACCACTACGACCCCGAGGATGAGGCCAGCCTCAGCCTGTACGGCAAGGCCCTGCTGCACGGCAACTGCTACAACAG GTGGTTCGACAAGTCTTTCACGGTCATCGCCTTCAAGAACggccagctgggcctcaacaCAGAACACGCGTGGGCAGACGCCCCCATCATAGGGCACCTCTGGGAG TTTGTCCTGGGTACTGAGACCTTTCACCTCGGCTACACGGAGACTGGGCACTGCCAGGGCAAAGCTAACCCCGCGCTGGCCGCTCCCCAGCGGCTGCAGTGGGACATCCCTGAGCAG TGCCGAGCGGTCATCGAGAGCTCCTGCCAGGTGGCCACGGCACTAGCCGACGACGTGGAGCTGTACTGCTTCCAGTTCCTGCCGTTCGGCAAAGGCCTCATCAAGAAGTGTCGCACTAGCCCGGACGCCTTCGTGCAGATTGCCCTGCAACTCGCCCACTTCCGG gaCAGGGGCAAGTTCTGTCTCACCTACGAGGCCTCCATGACCAGGATGTTCCGGGAGGGACGGACCGAGACCGTGCGCTCCTGCACCAGCGAGTCCACAGCCTTCGTGCAGGCCATGGCAGAGGGGTCCCGCATG AAAGCTGACCTCCGAGACCTCTTCCGGAAGGCTTCCAAGAAACACCAGAATATGTACCGCCTGGCGATGACAGGGGCTGGCATAGACAGGCACCTCTTCTGCCTCTACGTGGTCTCCAAGTACCTGGGGGTCAGCTCCCCTTTCCTGGCTGAG GTGCTCTCGGAGCCCTGGCGCCTCTCCACCAGCCAGATTGCTCAATTCCAGATCCGCATGTTCGACCCAGACAAGTACCCCAAACACCTGGGCGCCGGTGGTGGCTTTGGCCCT GTGGCAGACGATGGCTACGGGGTTTCCTACATGATCGCGGGCGAGAACACCATCTTCTTCCACATCTCCAGCAAGTTCTCAAGCTCAGAGACG AACGCCCAGCGCTTTGGAAACCACATCCGCCAAGCTCTGCTGGACATCGCTGATCTTTTCCAAGGTCCCAAGGCTGACAGCTGA
- the CPT1B gene encoding carnitine O-palmitoyltransferase 1, muscle isoform isoform X7, which yields MLYSFQTSLPKLPVPSVPATVQRYLESVRPLLDDEEYYRMEVLAKEFQDKTAPRLQKYLVLKSWWATNYVSDWWEEYVYLRSRAPLVVNSNYYVMDFVLIKNTNIQAARLGNVVHAMIMYRRKLDREEIKPVMALGIVPMCSYQMERMFNTTRIPGKETGTGPQPGVRARARAVLGPSGPSPPTLPARGLHARCPPICSSSPNVPDLLQHLSDSRHVAVYHKGRFFKLWLYEGSQLLKPCDLELQFQRILDDPSPPQPGEEKLAALTAGGRLEWAQARQAFFSSGKNKAALDAIERAAFFVALDEESHHYDPEDEASLSLYGKALLHGNCYNRWFDKSFTVIAFKNGQLGLNTEHAWADAPIIGHLWEFVLGTETFHLGYTETGHCQGKANPALAAPQRLQWDIPEQCRAVIESSCQVATALADDVELYCFQFLPFGKGLIKKCRTSPDAFVQIALQLAHFRDRGKFCLTYEASMTRMFREGRTETVRSCTSESTAFVQAMAEGSRMKADLRDLFRKASKKHQNMYRLAMTGAGIDRHLFCLYVVSKYLGVSSPFLAEVLSEPWRLSTSQIAQFQIRMFDPDKYPKHLGAGGGFGPVADDGYGVSYMIAGENTIFFHISSKFSSSETNAQRFGNHIRQALLDIADLFQGPKADS from the exons ATGCTCTACAGCTTCCAGACATCCCTGCCCAAGCTTCCTGTGCCCAGCGTGCCGGCCACAGTTCAGCGG TACTTGGAGTCTGTGCGGCCCTTGCTGGATGATGAGGAATACTACCGAATGGAGGTCCTGGCCAAGGAATTCCAGGACAAGACCGCCCCCCGGCTGCAGAAGTACCTGGTCCTCAAGTCATGGTGGGCAACCAACTAT GTGAGTGACTGGTGGGAAGAGTATGTGTACCTGCGCAGCAGGGCGCCTCTCGTGGTGAACAGCAACTACTATGTCATG GACTTCGTGCTCATCAAGAATACAAACATCCAGGCAGCCCGCCTGGGCAACGTCGTGCACGCTATGATCATGTACCGCCGTAAACTGGACCGCGAGGAGATCAAGCCT GTGATGGCCCTGGGCATTGTGCCCATGTGTTCCTACCAGATGGAGAGGATGTTCAACACGACCCGGATCCCGGGCAAGGAGACAGGTACTGGGCCACAGCCAGGTGTCCGTGCTCGTGCTCGTGCTGTGCTGGGGCCGTCAGGACCgagtccccccaccctcccagctcGGGGCCTGCATGCTAGGTGCCCTCCAATCTGCTCGTCATCACCAAATGTCCCAG ACCTGCTGCAGCACCTGTCGGACAGCAGGCACGTGGCTGTCTACCACAAGGGCCGCTTCTTCAAGCTGTGGCTGTATGAGGGCTCCCAGCTGCTCAAGCCCTGCGACCTGGAGCTGCAGTTCCAGAGGATCCTGGACGACCCGTCCCCGCCCCAGCCCGGGGAGGAGAAGCTAGCAGCGCTCACGGCCGGGGGAAG ACTGGAGTGGGCACAGGCGCGCCAGGCCTTCTTCAGCTCCGGCAAGAACAAGGCTGCTCTGGATGCCATCGAGCGAGCTGCCTTCTTTGTGGCCCTGGACGAGGAGTCTCACCACTACGACCCCGAGGATGAGGCCAGCCTCAGCCTGTACGGCAAGGCCCTGCTGCACGGCAACTGCTACAACAG GTGGTTCGACAAGTCTTTCACGGTCATCGCCTTCAAGAACggccagctgggcctcaacaCAGAACACGCGTGGGCAGACGCCCCCATCATAGGGCACCTCTGGGAG TTTGTCCTGGGTACTGAGACCTTTCACCTCGGCTACACGGAGACTGGGCACTGCCAGGGCAAAGCTAACCCCGCGCTGGCCGCTCCCCAGCGGCTGCAGTGGGACATCCCTGAGCAG TGCCGAGCGGTCATCGAGAGCTCCTGCCAGGTGGCCACGGCACTAGCCGACGACGTGGAGCTGTACTGCTTCCAGTTCCTGCCGTTCGGCAAAGGCCTCATCAAGAAGTGTCGCACTAGCCCGGACGCCTTCGTGCAGATTGCCCTGCAACTCGCCCACTTCCGG gaCAGGGGCAAGTTCTGTCTCACCTACGAGGCCTCCATGACCAGGATGTTCCGGGAGGGACGGACCGAGACCGTGCGCTCCTGCACCAGCGAGTCCACAGCCTTCGTGCAGGCCATGGCAGAGGGGTCCCGCATG AAAGCTGACCTCCGAGACCTCTTCCGGAAGGCTTCCAAGAAACACCAGAATATGTACCGCCTGGCGATGACAGGGGCTGGCATAGACAGGCACCTCTTCTGCCTCTACGTGGTCTCCAAGTACCTGGGGGTCAGCTCCCCTTTCCTGGCTGAG GTGCTCTCGGAGCCCTGGCGCCTCTCCACCAGCCAGATTGCTCAATTCCAGATCCGCATGTTCGACCCAGACAAGTACCCCAAACACCTGGGCGCCGGTGGTGGCTTTGGCCCT GTGGCAGACGATGGCTACGGGGTTTCCTACATGATCGCGGGCGAGAACACCATCTTCTTCCACATCTCCAGCAAGTTCTCAAGCTCAGAGACG AACGCCCAGCGCTTTGGAAACCACATCCGCCAAGCTCTGCTGGACATCGCTGATCTTTTCCAAGGTCCCAAGGCTGACAGCTGA